DNA from Rosa rugosa chromosome 6, drRosRugo1.1, whole genome shotgun sequence:
TTATATTGGATTTTAGTCTCCAACTATtatccgctatgtagaacccttgatagGCGATCTATTTACTgcaagatttgcggatgtcactttgacgAGATAGTCTTCCCATCATTAGGGTGAGATAAGAACGCCAATGTTAAGCaagaatgacaggaattgtcatgacctgtccccactctgtcccATAATGATCCCCCTACTGCACATACTGAAATAGAAGTGCGTAGAATCATTGACCTTCAGAAAGTAGCCGTTTCTCTTCCTGATGCTTTCTCAGATCTTGCTAAAGTGATTAGATCACATATACATGCTGCATACGTGCCTGGAAGGATGGAAGTCCCTGAAAAAGAACTTGAAGCCTCCATCGCTACCTCTATAGGAGGACTGGCCACCTGCGCCTCTGCCAATCTTGATGGTGAAGTGGCCCAGGCCGTGGCTTCTCCGAGAAAGCATGGGAGGCCCCAAGGTTCGAAGGATACGCACCCAAGGAAATAGGGTTGCGTTGGCAcatacaaatcctttgatcatcgatacttaAAATCCTTCTCATGAGAACGTTTtgggttatgtccaagagacatctttGGAGGACACTCCATCGTTAGAACATATTtatgagaatatagagatctctgtaaattattCTAATGTACATAAGACGTGGGATAAAAGCTCCATCATAGTAGATGATATGTTTGCATATTTTATTACACAAGAGTTAATTGAGACCGAAGATATTGGACCTCGCTCCGTTGAGGAATGCCAATGCAGAGctaattggcctaaatggaaagatgtgatcctgGTTGAGTTGGACTCACTAGCAAAGAGAACAATATTTGGGCCGATGGCGCTGATACCTTCTGGAATAAAATCTATTGGATACAAATGGGTCTTTGATAGAAAGCATaatgagagaaacaagattgtaagatacaaagCTCGCCTAGTGGCAAGACTTCTCACAACgctctggaatcgactacgaggagacatattctcccgtaatggacattataacattccactaccttgtcagtttgatactttctgaaaaactgaatatgtagcttatggatgtggttactgcatatctctatacTCTATAGGGATCAATATACGGAGATTTATACGAAGGCCCCGAATGACTTAAATTACCCAAGTCAAATGACCCTAAACCACAGAGTGCGTTCGCCATTAAATTGCGATGCTCACTATCTGGTTTAAAACAATCTGAGCGGAtatggtataaccgtctaagtgactacttgattggaaggggatatgtcaacaatgaattATGCcaatgcgtgttcattaagaagacaagttccaaatttgcaattgtcacggtCTATATTGATGACATGAATATTATTGGGACTCTTGATGAGTTGAAAGAAACTActgaatacttgaaatccgaattcaaGATGAAAGATCTTGAGAATACACGGTTTTGCCTGAgattggaacttgagcaccatGATAGTGggatcctgattcatcaatcagcttacacccaaaagatgctcaggcgTTTTAATATGGATAAAGTCCaccctgctagcactcccatgattggtcgcaGCCTAGGCCTAACGAAGAATCCGTTTCGTcctaaggatgatgatgaatacGTTTTAGAGGCTGAGGTGCCTTATCTAAgggcaataggcgcattattgtacttggcacAGTGCACATGACCCGATATCTCCTtttctgtgaacttgttagctaggtatagctcCATGCCCACGCAACGCCCTTGGATTAGTATAAAGACTATttttcgatacttaaaaggtacgattgatGCTTGTATTATAAAGAGGCAAGAAACTATGACAAGATGGGTTTGGACCCCATCCCTACCGTCGCCGCTAGTGGCCATAAAGCAGCTGTCACCTTCGTCTCTTACCACCAAAATCCCTGtgatgttttggttggtttttctGATGCTgtgtatctctctgacccacataaaggtggGTTTAGACCCCATCCCTACCGTCGCCGCCAGTGGCCATAAAGCAGCTGTCACCTTCGTCTCTTACCACCAAAATCTCTGtgatgttttggttggttttgctgatgctgggtatctctctgacccacataaaggtcattcccaaactaggTATGTCTTTACCAAGGGAaacaccgcgatatcttggaggtctacaaagcagatccttgttgctacttcttcaaatcatgcagaaaatattgctcttcatgaatctgttcgtgaatgtatatggatgtATATGGTTAAGGTCCATAATTATGCATATTCGAAGTACATATGGTTTAAGGTCTATCACAAATGGACCTACGAGCATTTAAGGATAATGTTGCATGtaatgaacaaatgaagcaaggtttcattaagggcgacaacaccaagcatatttCGCCTAATTTCTTttataatcaacaacaacagacGCTCCTCAAGATCAGAGTAAATCAAGTTAGATCTTAGGATAACGTGGCAGATTTATTTACTAAGTCTTTGCCTGAATCCACATTTGAGAAGCATGTAACGAGCATTGGTTTGCTTAAGTACGTTATCTGAGATCTTATGATTGTAGGAATCAGGGGGAAACgctgacatcagggggagtctGACGTCCGCATGCTAATTTCcaaatgtgaagggtgtgttgtactctttccttcgaccaaagttatttttgtcccactgagtttttgttacttgacAAGATTTTTAaagaggcaacgagaggagcatcACCTAGTGTTGACGGCACAAGGAGGAGTATTCAAGGAAACTTTATTgtgtgtgcctagtcaaactaggagtaATCATATCTAGTATAGAATAAGGAAATTGAATCCTTCTAGATTAGGGAAAATGGCCCAAACAATATCCCACCTTTTTACCATTctaaactttcgtacctcagctcccaaaaatatcagattggtataTGAGGTTCTCACCCAGATCCAATTTCAGTATCTGGAGCCGTTAACTCCGTTACGGTGTCATCCAAAATTCAAATGTGCAAGGGCAATCTCGTCTATTCAGCCTTATGTCTGTAACCATATAACCCTCTCCCGTTATTCCCATTCCcattctctctatctctctcccctTGTTCATCATATAAAGATGCAAgaactctatctctctctctctctctctctctccttgttCATCATATATgtaagaacaaagaaatctcatcATTTACTCCcacattaaagaaaaaaaaattattccaaTTTTCATATTCCCCAGTTCTCTCTGTTTCAAtaccaaaacaaacaaagatcaatttcaattttcatcGTTATATCAATCAtcagatcaaaattgaaatccaGGTGTTGAATAGCAATCAGGTTTATtaaattttgaacaaattctGCAGCATCGTTCTCTTATATTAGATGCAACCCACAATCTAGGCAGAATTAAAAGTTTGGTGATGAGACCAGATTTAAAAGTGAGAGGTTGTGGGTAATCTTTTCTTCTGCAATACTGGGCTTCACCAAAACCCCTTTCTCGTTTTCTCCCATCTCTCACTGTCTACCTTTAACCCTAACCCTTCCCTCCCCAAATGGCCACCACCCAACCCTCCAAGAACGGCTCCGCCAAGGCTCCAGAACCCGACCCGCAACCCGAACCCGTCACCGACGCCGCCACAACTGTCTCGCCCGAGTCCAACCCGCCCACCACTACAATCGATAACAACCAAAATCAGAACCCCGACTCCGAATCCCCGCCCAAATTGGATTCCGAGGCTCTGGCGACGACTTCCAACAGCGACACTAAAATCTGAAGGTCCACAATCTTCACCAAACTCAATCCATGGCTGCCTCATCCTCTCTCTCCAACTTCCTCTCCTTTATGACACCCTCAAAGCCCCCATCACAAGCCAAACCCCCACCACCCTATCTCTGGCTCATAACGATTCCAATTCCAACTCCTTCCGATTCCAATTCCACACCCGAAGGGAAAAGCCAAATCAAAGAACCCCAAAATCCGACGAATCCAATCACTGCATTGAAGACTGCTTTCTGGGTTTACAAGATCACAGAGAGCCCAGATTGAAGCCTGTGAACCATAAAATTCGCCGACGACCTGTATTCTTTGAATTTTCTTAGTCCCTTGATTTCCAGACCTCTAtctcttttcaatcttttcataAATATCAATATAACATAATGTCTATTCTATGTATGCAATCAAGATTGTCGGGCTGCTGAGGTTGAAAATCTTGGACTTGACGAAATCATGCGCAGGTCTTCCTCAACCTTGGGCTTGACGGAATCGACCTTCTTAGCCGGCCTGTCGTCTTCGGAAGATTGCCCATGATGACTCTGGTATCACTTCTGGCAACGggcggagaagaagaggaagaagaagcggTGGACGGGTGCCCCATCAAAATAAAATGATCCAGGCTTTCTGATTGGGACAAACCCAAGAACATACATTTTAGATGAAGAGGGTTTCCCACAATTTCCTTCATTATGATTAGAAacgagagagaaaaagagtgtGGCAGAGAAGCAAGAGATTCAGATGGGAACTAAAATGTAGAGAAGCAGAAATTAAACCATGGTTAGAGTGGAGACGAGtttcggagagagagagaagaaaaagaaaagcttagagaaaagaaaaaaagaaataatagaTTAAAACATGAAGGgacaaaaatacccttcaaaataTGCCATGTGGCACGCACCGTAACGAAGCTAACGGCTCCAGATACCgaaattgggtcggggtgaGAACCTTAGACACCAATCTGATAGTTTTGGAAGCTGAGGTATGAAAGTTTAGAATGGCAAAAAAGTGGGACACTGTTTGAGCCATTTTCCCTCTAGATTATGATATTAGACTTAGGATAGGAATACCATATTGTATCATGTAATCCTGTACATATGGAAGCCCATATTCATTTAATGATATACAAATAATCTCTACTTTCTCTTTGCATCCTTTATTCTTAAAAAACTTTTGAGATATTTTTCTTTAATGAAATTATCTGCTTTGAAGAAAAAAGAGTTAAACTTAACATTATCTTCACTTTctattattattaagagaataagACTTGTCAGTTAaaacacattttttttattgaaatagccttcaaatattaaaaaattttaagaaagtttaaatCTTTAAGGATTAAACTGtaaattgcaaaaacaaaaaaaaagataaaaaaattgaaaataagcaTTATCCATATGCTCTCCAAAACTGCCATGCAGTCACTTTAACCGTTCCTCCAATTAAATGctcaaaattaattttattaaaatttctttttattttttaagattAAATACTGGGTTTTCCTTCTAAAACTAGAAGATtctgttgaagacttgaaggcTTGAAGCTGTATTCTACTACAAATTAAATTCAATTATTCTAGGAATTTTGCTGTTGCAGTAGCACACCGAATTTCACTGCACGTTCGACTGAGCCAAACTAAAAGGATCCAAGACGCTATTTACGTCAAAATGGGAATAAAGGGAGGGACCCTTTCAGAACAAGAAACTGCCCTTTAGCCTCGATGACATGACCCCATTTTATTACCACCCAAGAATAGGCTTACACGTCGCGTTACTATTTTCGATCACTGCGAGACAGTAAGTtacccaaaataaaaaaattaaaataaaagccTGACACAGAAAAACTGGGTGTATTTTAAAAAGCTTTGTTGGTCTAAGAGTAAAACACCGCAACTGTGCTAgtgcgctctctctctctctctctctctctgaaacacTCCAAGGCAAGCCCAGAAATCGATGAGAGGTAAACcagttttttcttctctttctctcctgCTGAATTTTCTTGCATGTTGAATCTGCTGCTTCTTATGTTTGAATCTTTCCAACTAATGTTTTAGTTTTCTGACCAAACACCCCCTTGATTACTGTGGTTTCTAGATCTCGTTATCTGTCGATTTTCGGTTCAGTTTTGGTTCCTGTGTTCAACTTATGTATCTGTTTGAATAATTCGTAGCTTAGTAGTGTGCAATCTTTTCATGCAGAGAAACATGTCTAAAGCGGAAAAGGAATTTGTGTGTCTGTGATTATATAGCTGTGAATTGAGATTTAGAGAACCTACCAGGATGTTTAAGACAAAAGAAATGGGCTTTTTGGGTTTGTGGGGAAAGTGAGGAAACTCAAGAGTTTGTGTTGGTTTGTAGAAAATTGGAGGGTTTGTAATTATGGAATCTCTGAATGGTATTGATAAGTCGAGGGTTTTGGATGTTAAACCTCTGCGTACTTTGATGCCGGTGTTCCCAACCGGCGCTCAGGCCCCTAACTTTGGCTGCATGCCTCCCTTTGGGCATACCCCTAATGGGTTCTCTCCATTTTTCCCATTTAGTGCACCACCACAAGCCACTCAACACTCACCTGATCTCAATCATGTGAGTCCTCCCGGAATGCAAACACCAGCTGGTCACATGCCGGCTCCACTTCGGTCGTATAGAGCCCCGAACCCATCTGGAGCACTGCCTCATGACTTTCCGGAGGATTCCAACGGAGACGGGGAGTCGTCAATGGGTGGGACGGCCAATGAAGATGGGTATTTTGATGGTCATAAGGACGTGGCTCCTCATCGTGGTTCTAGTTCATCTCGAAAGAAGACCAACAGAGCTAGTTCATCTCGAAAGAAGGTTAAGAAAAGTGGAGATGCTGATGCATTGATCTTTGTTGGAAACAAAGGATCGAGCGTGAACTTTGTTTCTTTGATCAGTCCAGTTCAACTAGAAGATGGTAACAGGGAGTTGGTTAATTATGTACTCATGAATTTTGATGCACTCCGGAGAAGGATCTGCCAGATTGAAGATACCAAGGAAAAGAACACCGACACCATTAAGCGTGCAGATTTAAAAGCTGGTAATATTGCAATGACCAAAAAGGTTCGAACAAACATGAGGAGGAGAATTGGAGTTGTCCCTGGAGTTGAGATTGGGgacattttctttttcagaaTGGAAATGTGTGTGGTGGGATTGCATGCTCCATCAATGGCTGGTATTGATTACATGACTCTCAAGGGTGATTTGGAAAAAGATCCCATCGCCTTGAGCATTGTTTCTTCAGGAGGCTACGAGGATGAAACAGATAGCAGCGATGTCTTGATATATAGTGGTCAGGGTGGGAATACCAACAACAAAGATAAGCAGGTGGCTGTCTCTGATCAGAAGCTTGAAAGGGGTAATCTTGCTCTTGAGAGAAGCTTGCAACGTGGCAATGAAGTAAGAGTGATTCGAGGGTTGAAAGATGATACTACTCTTAATTCCAAGGTCTATGTCTATGATGGCCTGTACAAAATCCAAGAGTCATGGACGGAGAGGGGAAAATCTGGTGGCAATATGTTCAAGTACAAGTTAGTGAGGGTGCCTGGACAGCCTGATGCCTTTTCAGTTCTGCAAACAATCCGAAAGTGGAAGGACGGTTTATCATCGAGGGCTGGACTTGTTCTTCCAGACCTCACTTCAGGGGCTGAACGTATACCTGTTTCCCTTGTAAATGAAGTTGATAACGAGAAGGGGCCCGCTTATTTCACGTATTTCCCTTCGCTCAAGTATTCTAAATCTTTCACTTTAACACAGCCTTCTCTCGGTTGCAAATGCCGTAGTGCATGCCTCCCAGGTGATATGAATTGCTCTTGCATTCAGAAAAATGAAGGTGAATTTCCTTACACTGGTAATGGGATTCTAGTCAGCCGTAAACAGTTGGTGCATGAATGTGGTGCTACATGTCCATGCCCTCCTAACTGCAAAAACCGGGTATCCCAAAGTGGTGTAAAAGTGCGCTTGGAAGTGTTTAGGACAAAGGATAGGGGCTGGGGCCTACGGTCGTGGGATTCTATTCGTGCTGGTACTTTTATTTGTGAGTATGCTGGTGAAGTTATAGATGAAGTGAAATTCAAAAATAAAGGGGATGAAGGTGAAACTGATGAGTATATTTTTGATACAAGGCGCGATTATGACTCCTTTAAGTGGAATTATGAACCTGGCTTACTAGATGAGGATAGTCCTAATGATTCTGTTGAGGATTATAGCATCCCATATCCCCTTATCATAAGTGCCAAGAATGCTGGGAATGTAGCTCGATTCATCAATCACGGTTGTTCACCAAATGTTTTTTGGCAACCAGTTCTATATGAACAGAACAATCAGTCTTTTCTCCATATTGCTTTTTTTGCCATCAGACACATTCCCCCTTTGACAGAACTGACATATGATTATGGGATTTCAATGTCTGATGAAGCGGCCAATAACAATGGCCTCCATAGGAAAAAGAAATGTTTATGTGGATCCTCAAAATGCCGGGGTTATTTTGGCTGATGGTTTGTGTAGTTTCTACCAACAGAGGAGCATGGTGCCAGCAAACTTGACACTGGTTAAAATGTTTGGAATCTTCCCCATCTTTATATGTCTTGGAACTTAGAGTAACTGTGATTTCTCTTTTGTATCTTTCAATCTTTGATTGTTTAGTATGCAATCTGCACCATGTTTATATGTATTGAAACTTAGCTTaactttttgattttgttgttgtATCTTTCCAACTTTGATGTTTTTAGGGTCTATTAGCTAATAATCATTGTACCTGTAAACCTGTCCTGGTTAGAAACTTGGACTCTTCATCAAGTCTGTAAGTTTTTGAACTCTTAATCTTTCCACCTTCATGGAAGTCATGCTTGCTTGGTTCTTTCTAATTTAGCC
Protein-coding regions in this window:
- the LOC133717170 gene encoding histone-lysine N-methyltransferase, H3 lysine-9 specific SUVH1, with amino-acid sequence MESLNGIDKSRVLDVKPLRTLMPVFPTGAQAPNFGCMPPFGHTPNGFSPFFPFSAPPQATQHSPDLNHVSPPGMQTPAGHMPAPLRSYRAPNPSGALPHDFPEDSNGDGESSMGGTANEDGYFDGHKDVAPHRGSSSSRKKTNRASSSRKKVKKSGDADALIFVGNKGSSVNFVSLISPVQLEDGNRELVNYVLMNFDALRRRICQIEDTKEKNTDTIKRADLKAGNIAMTKKVRTNMRRRIGVVPGVEIGDIFFFRMEMCVVGLHAPSMAGIDYMTLKGDLEKDPIALSIVSSGGYEDETDSSDVLIYSGQGGNTNNKDKQVAVSDQKLERGNLALERSLQRGNEVRVIRGLKDDTTLNSKVYVYDGLYKIQESWTERGKSGGNMFKYKLVRVPGQPDAFSVLQTIRKWKDGLSSRAGLVLPDLTSGAERIPVSLVNEVDNEKGPAYFTYFPSLKYSKSFTLTQPSLGCKCRSACLPGDMNCSCIQKNEGEFPYTGNGILVSRKQLVHECGATCPCPPNCKNRVSQSGVKVRLEVFRTKDRGWGLRSWDSIRAGTFICEYAGEVIDEVKFKNKGDEGETDEYIFDTRRDYDSFKWNYEPGLLDEDSPNDSVEDYSIPYPLIISAKNAGNVARFINHGCSPNVFWQPVLYEQNNQSFLHIAFFAIRHIPPLTELTYDYGISMSDEAANNNGLHRKKKCLCGSSKCRGYFG